The region GTTAACGACCCCTCCTAGCAACGTCACCCCGTTTGGCGTCAAAGGATTGGCGGTGTTTTTGATCCTTTTGTGCCTTGCTCCGGCGGTCCCCTCGGTCCAGGCGCAGGTGGCGGTTCCGCCATCGACCACGATAAATGGTGTGGCAGGGAGTGGAATTGGCAGTGGTGTGGGCAGTGGGGTCAGCACTGGAACGCTGGTTTCGGTTCCAAATTCGCTGCAAGGGCTGCTGCGTCGCGGCGGAACCCCTGCGTCGCTCGAGCAGATGCGACTTCTGGAACAGCAACAGCAACAAGTCTCGAAGCTGGCTCGAGATTGTACTGTCAGCGTCCAGATCGGCGCGGCCCAAGGGTGTGGGGTGATCATTACCGACACCGGGTACATCTTGACCGCCGCCCACGTGGCGATGCGTCCCAACAAAAGTGCGGTGATTCGCATGTCCAACGGTCGCACCGTGATGGCAACGACGTTGGGGATGAACCGCAGTGTCGATGCAGGTTTGATCAAGATCAATGACGGACAAAACGAAGGCCAACCGTGGCCCCATGCGACGCTCGGAACCAGCGATAAATTGGTGCCTGGCATGTGGTGCATCGCGACCGGGCATCCCGGCGGCTACGACCGCGAACGAGGCCCGGTGACTCGGGTTGGCCGTATTCTGACCGTCCGCCCCGACGCGATCGTGACCGATTGTGCGTTGATCGGCGGCGACAGTGGTGGACCGCTGTTTGATATCGAGGGACGCTTGATCGCCGTGCACAGCCGGATTGGCAACGACGTTGCCGACAATTTGCATATTCCGGTGGATCATTACGACATTTCTTGGAAACGGTTGGCCGCCAGCGAAGCGTGGGGGGTACTGCCGGGATTCCGTCCCGTTTTAGGGGTTTCGGGGAATCAATCGGAGTCCGTCGCTCGCGTTCGCGAAGTCCGGAAGGGGTCTCCGGCCGAAGACGCAGGGCTAATGGTGGACGATATAGTCGAGCGTTTTGGCGACGTGAAGGTGACCGATTTTGGATCGCTGATCAAAGCCGTTGCGGACACGATGCCTGGCGAGCGGGTCGAGGTTTGGGTCAACCGTAGCAATCAGCGGGTTCGGGTTGTCGTCGAAATTGGTCGCGAGGATTAGCAGCGAAGGCTCGACGATGGTGGTAGCTCGGTCGTAAACTAGTTCGTAGGCCGAAGGGGATTTCCTTCGGCTCGGGTGTCGTTTTGTTGGAGACAGCGTTTTGAATTCATTGCTTTTAAATCTGCATCGACGAACCGTTTGCGGTGTGATCGTCTTGGTGGTTGTCTCGCTGGGGATCGCCGATACGGCACCTGCGCAGCAATCGCGAACGCCTCAGTGGTTGCGTCAAGGATTTAGTATCAAAGTCTCGCACCGCCGCGACAACGGCGAAATGATGCAGCTGGTCGATCCGATCTTGGCTTCGGTGCAGCGGTCCGTGGTTCAAGTGACCAGCGGGGGACGCCCCGTCGCGCTTGGTACGATCGTCGGCGCCGACGGCTATGTGCTGACCAAACGTAGCGAACTCAGTGGCGGTGACCCGATTCGAGTGCGGTTGCATGACGGTCGGTTGTTGCCAGCGCGGGTGGCCGCGGTGCGTCGGTCGAACGATTTGGCGTTGCTGAAAGTGGACGCCGATTTTGATTTCACTCCCGCAGAGTTTTATCCTCAGCAACCTCCGGTGGGCAGCTTTGTAATCACCCCTGGACGCACGGGGCGACCGATTGGGATTGGCAGTCTGGGTGTTTTGGAGCGGCGTGTGGATCACAAAGGGCGGCTCGGTGTCGTGTTGGGCAACAGCAGCAATGGACGAGCGCGAGTGCAAGGAGTTTGGCCCGACAGCGGTGCGGATGAAGCAGGGATTGAACCCGAGGATCAGATCATCGCGATCAACGGACAAGAAGTTTTCAACAGCGACAACGTGATCAACACCTTGCGTGGCATGTTCCCGGGTGAAAGTGTCCAGTTAACGATCCTACGTTCTGGCAACACGATGGAGATGAACGCCGGGATCCGCGAGTTTGGAGTGCTACAAGAATCGGAGAACGATTCGCGAGTCAACGGCCCCCGCAATGTCCGGCTCAGTGGGTTTGATCGCGTGTTCCAGCACGACACGGTGTTGGACCCGGACCAATGTGGCGGTCCCGTGGTCGATTCATCCGGCCGCGTGATCGGATTGAACATTGCCCGCGCCGGCCGCGTCGTCAGCTACGCGTTGCCATCATCGCTAGTGTTGCCCGAGATGGTCAACATGTTGCAAGAAGCCCGCGGATCAGCGAACTAGCGCAAAACTCGAGGATATAGGTAACGCCCCAACCGCCGTAGTGGATCTTGCTAAAGATCCCGTCGTACTGGTTGTTTAGATCCAAGTCTGGCCCGAGCCACTCGTCACGTAATTCTCCATCAGCCACCTCTCCCGAACGCAGCACGGGCGAGGTCGGACGGCCCCTCAAGGCCACGTCCGGGTGAGGGCCCGCCTCGGTCTCACTCGCACCCCGCATCAGTTCCGCGCCCGGTTCCATCAAGCCCCAGCCTCCGTAGTGGATCTTGCTAAAGATCCCGCCCCAAGACGGCAGTCACCCACTCTCAACCGACTCCATTCAATCACAACTCCGCTCCCAGCAGATGCTTTCCGCCGCAGACGCAAGCAGCAATTGCGCCGAGAATTTGAACAGGAGCAAACAGAGGAACCGGAGCCACGAATCACGTATTCTCCACAAGTCACCTCTCCCGAGCGCAGCACGGGAGAGGTCGGGCGGCCCCTCAAGGCCACGTCCGGGTGAGGGCCTGCCTCGGTCTCACTCGCACCCCGCATCAATTCCGCGCCCGGTCCGGCCACCCCCACCCTCCGTAGTGGATCTTGCTAAAGATCCCGCCCCAAAACGACCGT is a window of Novipirellula caenicola DNA encoding:
- a CDS encoding S1C family serine protease — its product is MNSLLLNLHRRTVCGVIVLVVVSLGIADTAPAQQSRTPQWLRQGFSIKVSHRRDNGEMMQLVDPILASVQRSVVQVTSGGRPVALGTIVGADGYVLTKRSELSGGDPIRVRLHDGRLLPARVAAVRRSNDLALLKVDADFDFTPAEFYPQQPPVGSFVITPGRTGRPIGIGSLGVLERRVDHKGRLGVVLGNSSNGRARVQGVWPDSGADEAGIEPEDQIIAINGQEVFNSDNVINTLRGMFPGESVQLTILRSGNTMEMNAGIREFGVLQESENDSRVNGPRNVRLSGFDRVFQHDTVLDPDQCGGPVVDSSGRVIGLNIARAGRVVSYALPSSLVLPEMVNMLQEARGSAN
- a CDS encoding S1C family serine protease, whose translation is MNSTVALTTPPSNVTPFGVKGLAVFLILLCLAPAVPSVQAQVAVPPSTTINGVAGSGIGSGVGSGVSTGTLVSVPNSLQGLLRRGGTPASLEQMRLLEQQQQQVSKLARDCTVSVQIGAAQGCGVIITDTGYILTAAHVAMRPNKSAVIRMSNGRTVMATTLGMNRSVDAGLIKINDGQNEGQPWPHATLGTSDKLVPGMWCIATGHPGGYDRERGPVTRVGRILTVRPDAIVTDCALIGGDSGGPLFDIEGRLIAVHSRIGNDVADNLHIPVDHYDISWKRLAASEAWGVLPGFRPVLGVSGNQSESVARVREVRKGSPAEDAGLMVDDIVERFGDVKVTDFGSLIKAVADTMPGERVEVWVNRSNQRVRVVVEIGRED